Below is a genomic region from Paenibacillus rhizovicinus.
AGCTATGGAGACTGTTATTATATTGCTTGCGCTCCCACGCCTACAGCGTCGACGAAGCCTGTCTCACCAATCCGGTCAGCTGCTCCGCGTCGAACGACTGGCCCTTCTTCAGCTTCAACGTCTTTCTCTCGGGCGGTCCGTCGAACTGCCCTTCCGGGAGCGCCAGCTCCGTCGCGTTGAAGATCGTGAAGCTGACAGCGTCCTTCGAGGTGCTGATGACGGCGGCATATTTGCCGTTCTTGAGAAAATGCGGCTTCTTATACTGAATGCGCTCCTGCACCTCCGGTACCGCGCCGTGAACGACCTCGCGCAGTCCCGCGCAGAGCTCGCTTTGCCAAGGTTCTTTCACCGCCGCAATAAAATCCGTCACTTCCTGATTCATTCGCTTCTCTCCTTGTCCCACGAGGCTAGTTTAGAAAGCTTGCCGGCAATAATTCTGTAAAGGTATACCAATTATAATATAGAAAAGCCCGCGGAACGCAACAAAAAAACGACAGCCAAGGCGATCCACCGCCCCGGTTGCCGTTATTCGGTTCACTTATTCACTTCGCTTGGCTATTCGCAGGCTCACACGCTGACCGTGGCCTCCGGC
It encodes:
- a CDS encoding DUF1801 domain-containing protein; translation: MNQEVTDFIAAVKEPWQSELCAGLREVVHGAVPEVQERIQYKKPHFLKNGKYAAVISTSKDAVSFTIFNATELALPEGQFDGPPERKTLKLKKGQSFDAEQLTGLVRQASSTL